A window of Marinobacter salarius contains these coding sequences:
- a CDS encoding response regulator, translating into MKALILEDDSLLADLLETVVGGLYPGVDIFVTASVRGALMHWSEHGSDLMIIDWNLPDGSGLEVIRTVREKNRETIIVMVSGRADRDSVLKAARHGINGYISKPFDVAMVHDRLTALVDPAAFDRESQPDLEHLLQISVESVIQLPSAIDTARVIELMGRKQDLSPSQLAERWNDEVALTTRLLDVANSASFQKTGEPVRSLRDAIATMGVDMALRHAMAMSLDIGGQLRDSRLAEKATAILETAEKVAQEAVRIALRTGSDQSEVHTAALLSRVGELAVLKVMQQCLDRKGTVSDEQIEDGLKAWAQGYGNRLKVQWHLPLQLRELIGAVHFLPRDATSDSKLVMRASALIADGQNQGEECLRLLRRLGVDNHERGTDDG; encoded by the coding sequence ATGAAGGCACTGATTCTGGAAGATGACTCCCTGTTGGCCGATCTGCTGGAGACGGTGGTTGGTGGGCTTTATCCCGGGGTCGACATTTTTGTAACGGCGTCTGTCAGGGGTGCCCTGATGCATTGGTCAGAACACGGCTCCGACCTGATGATTATTGACTGGAATTTACCGGATGGTTCCGGCCTTGAGGTTATTCGGACGGTCCGCGAGAAAAACAGAGAGACGATCATTGTCATGGTCTCCGGTCGGGCTGACCGGGACTCTGTTCTGAAAGCCGCACGTCACGGCATCAATGGTTATATCAGCAAACCCTTTGATGTGGCGATGGTGCACGATAGGCTGACCGCACTGGTGGACCCGGCGGCCTTTGATCGGGAGTCGCAACCCGATCTGGAGCACTTGCTGCAGATCTCGGTAGAATCCGTTATTCAACTGCCTTCCGCCATTGATACCGCCCGGGTTATCGAGTTGATGGGACGGAAACAGGACCTCTCCCCATCGCAACTCGCGGAGCGATGGAATGACGAGGTTGCACTGACAACCCGTCTACTTGATGTGGCCAACAGCGCCTCGTTTCAGAAGACTGGTGAGCCGGTCCGCAGTTTGCGTGACGCGATTGCAACCATGGGTGTTGATATGGCCCTGCGGCACGCTATGGCCATGTCGCTGGATATCGGCGGCCAGTTGCGGGATTCTCGTTTGGCGGAAAAAGCGACAGCCATTCTCGAAACCGCCGAAAAGGTGGCCCAGGAAGCCGTGCGAATTGCACTGCGGACTGGAAGCGATCAATCCGAAGTGCATACGGCGGCCCTGCTCAGCCGGGTAGGCGAGCTGGCGGTGCTCAAGGTGATGCAGCAGTGCCTGGATCGCAAGGGTACGGTTTCCGATGAGCAGATTGAGGACGGATTAAAGGCCTGGGCTCAGGGTTATGGGAATCGTCTGAAAGTGCAATGGCACCTGCCCTTGCAGTTGCGGGAGCTGATTGGTGCCGTTCATTTTCTGCCGCGTGATGCCACGAGCGATTCAAAACTGGTTATGCGTGCCTCCGCCTTGATAGCGGATGGGCAGAATCAGGGCGAGGAATGTTTGCGCTTGCTGCGCAGACTGGGGGTGGATAACCATGAGAGAGGTACAGACGATGGCTAG
- a CDS encoding response regulator, whose translation MASPVGELQRILYVEDDADIRAVAELALETVGGFSVKSCSSGQEALVEGPDFDPELILLDVMMPGMDGPTTFQALREIPALSATPVVFMTAKVQTEEVAFYRELGAVDVIPKPFDPMTLADQIREIWTSKV comes from the coding sequence ATGGCTAGCCCGGTCGGAGAGCTTCAGCGAATTCTTTATGTGGAGGACGATGCCGACATCAGGGCCGTGGCGGAGCTGGCACTGGAAACCGTTGGGGGGTTTTCAGTAAAGAGCTGCAGCTCCGGTCAGGAGGCGCTTGTTGAGGGTCCGGATTTTGACCCCGAACTGATCCTGCTGGATGTTATGATGCCGGGTATGGATGGCCCGACTACGTTTCAGGCGTTACGGGAAATTCCGGCATTGAGCGCGACACCTGTGGTGTTCATGACCGCTAAGGTGCAAACTGAAGAGGTGGCGTTCTACAGGGAATTGGGAGCGGTTGACGTGATACCCAAACCGTTCGACCCCATGACCCTTGCCGATCAGATACGTGAAATATGGACGTCCAAGGTGTGA
- a CDS encoding DUF2288 domain-containing protein has translation MVAKESPEELKHKLNLETSRINWHDLQVYYARGHVVKVVPELDLLDVAAELSADNKAQFERWLADNKVGDVAPDLARHWYDENTELWAVVIAPWVLVQDRSGHVLH, from the coding sequence ATGGTTGCGAAAGAATCGCCAGAGGAACTGAAACACAAGCTGAATCTGGAAACGTCCCGGATTAATTGGCATGACCTGCAGGTGTATTATGCCCGTGGTCATGTCGTGAAAGTGGTCCCGGAACTGGACCTGCTGGATGTGGCGGCAGAACTGTCAGCGGACAACAAGGCCCAGTTTGAGCGTTGGTTGGCCGATAACAAAGTGGGCGATGTCGCTCCGGATCTTGCCCGCCACTGGTATGACGAAAACACGGAACTCTGGGCAGTGGTGATTGCGCCCTGGGTGCTGGTGCAGGACAGGTCCGGGCATGTACTTCACTGA
- a CDS encoding lysine exporter LysO family protein translates to MLTGALLILAPLFLGFALALENRHLMTVIHYGVEGLVYFILALLGLSLGQMEGVGGQLANMASQVAVLVVVLFVANMAGLWLFHRWQPMAAREDHVDQPRGYRRLFLAGLKPLLAVVVGGLAGFYWLPDMPMAEDVATWSLMLLLFLIGLQLRNAGLSLRRLLLNRQGLGIALALAGSSLLAGFAMVPLLDAAWHESLALASGFGWYSLSGIVIGDALGPSWGGVAFLNDVVREIIALAIIPLLIGQRPAMAIGYGGATAMDFTLPVIRSSGGLDCVPVAIASGFILSFLSPILMAVFLSMGG, encoded by the coding sequence ATGCTGACCGGCGCACTGCTGATCCTGGCACCGCTTTTCCTGGGGTTCGCCCTGGCACTTGAGAACCGCCATCTGATGACGGTCATTCATTACGGCGTTGAAGGGCTGGTGTATTTTATCCTGGCACTCTTGGGACTGAGCCTCGGGCAGATGGAAGGCGTTGGTGGCCAGTTGGCCAATATGGCATCCCAGGTTGCCGTGCTCGTGGTGGTACTGTTTGTGGCCAACATGGCGGGGCTGTGGCTGTTTCACCGTTGGCAGCCGATGGCAGCGCGGGAGGATCATGTGGACCAGCCTCGTGGCTATCGTCGCCTTTTCCTGGCGGGGTTGAAGCCACTGTTGGCGGTTGTAGTGGGTGGTTTGGCCGGTTTCTACTGGCTGCCGGATATGCCCATGGCCGAAGACGTGGCGACCTGGTCGCTAATGTTGCTGCTGTTTCTGATTGGCCTGCAACTGCGCAATGCCGGCCTGTCCCTTCGTCGGCTGCTGCTCAACCGACAGGGGTTGGGCATTGCGTTGGCGCTGGCCGGGAGCTCTCTGCTTGCCGGTTTTGCAATGGTGCCCTTGCTGGACGCCGCCTGGCATGAGTCGTTGGCACTGGCGTCCGGGTTTGGCTGGTATTCCCTGTCCGGTATTGTGATTGGCGATGCCCTGGGGCCGTCCTGGGGCGGTGTCGCCTTTCTCAATGATGTGGTCCGGGAGATTATTGCGCTTGCGATTATTCCGCTGTTAATTGGCCAGCGACCGGCCATGGCCATCGGCTATGGGGGGGCGACTGCCATGGACTTCACCCTGCCGGTGATCCGCAGCAGTGGCGGCCTGGACTGCGTGCCCGTGGCGATTGCGTCGGGGTTTATCCTGTCGTTCCTGTCTCCCATCCTGATGGCCGTGTTCCTGTCCATGGGAGGGTGA
- a CDS encoding HD-GYP domain-containing protein: MIKRIPVSALKVGMYITDLNNDWIPHNTQRRRGVIKKEDTVEKIRRMGVDYVYIDVSKGLDSQDSEPAHEVDRRNESALQRAGEQTPGVFKRVAVAEEMVFAQQVHNQAQGLVGNLMNSVKLEGAIDIAPIHQLADELQSSILRNANALSCLGRIREKDNYLLEHSVNLSVLMSLFGNYRKLPPDALHQTIVGALLHDIGKILTPDDILHKPGRLTPDEFEVMKAHARHSRDILKATEGIGELSIVTAAEHHERLDGSGYPEGLRGEEISVYGRMVAITDVYDAITSDRVYHRGMTPTQGLKKLLEWSGSHLDAALVKEFIRCVGLYPIGSLVLLESGRLGVVVETNDEDQRLPVLRVMYNTRFRMPITVDTLDLAKPGAQDRILRSVDPEDYKIDVRKLLL, from the coding sequence ATGATCAAACGCATCCCCGTCTCCGCGCTCAAGGTCGGCATGTACATCACCGACCTGAACAACGACTGGATTCCTCACAACACCCAACGCCGTCGCGGCGTGATCAAAAAAGAGGACACCGTTGAAAAAATCCGCCGGATGGGGGTGGACTACGTCTACATCGATGTCTCCAAGGGCCTGGATTCCCAGGATTCGGAACCAGCCCACGAGGTCGATCGCCGCAACGAGTCCGCGCTGCAGCGCGCCGGCGAACAGACTCCCGGCGTTTTCAAACGGGTAGCCGTGGCCGAGGAAATGGTGTTCGCCCAGCAGGTGCACAACCAGGCTCAGGGGCTGGTCGGCAACCTGATGAACAGCGTGAAGCTTGAAGGGGCCATCGACATAGCCCCCATTCACCAATTGGCTGACGAGCTACAGAGTTCTATCTTGCGCAACGCCAATGCCCTCAGTTGCCTGGGCCGCATCCGTGAGAAGGACAACTACCTGCTGGAGCACTCGGTCAATCTCAGTGTGCTGATGTCCCTGTTCGGAAACTACCGCAAGCTGCCTCCGGACGCACTGCACCAGACCATCGTTGGCGCACTGCTCCATGACATCGGCAAAATTCTCACGCCGGACGACATTCTCCACAAGCCGGGACGGCTGACGCCAGACGAGTTTGAGGTCATGAAAGCCCATGCGCGGCATTCGCGGGATATCCTCAAGGCAACAGAGGGTATCGGCGAGCTGTCCATCGTCACCGCCGCAGAGCACCATGAGCGCCTGGACGGCAGTGGCTACCCCGAGGGCCTGAGGGGCGAGGAAATCTCCGTGTACGGTCGTATGGTAGCCATTACCGATGTGTACGACGCCATTACCTCAGACCGTGTCTATCACAGGGGTATGACACCGACCCAGGGCCTGAAGAAACTGCTGGAGTGGAGCGGCAGCCATCTGGACGCCGCCCTGGTGAAAGAGTTTATTCGTTGTGTGGGGCTCTATCCCATTGGCTCACTGGTGCTGCTGGAAAGCGGCCGTCTCGGTGTTGTCGTCGAAACCAATGACGAGGACCAGCGATTGCCGGTGCTGCGTGTGATGTATAACACCCGTTTTCGCATGCCTATCACCGTTGACACCCTGGACCTGGCCAAACCCGGGGCCCAGGACCGGATTCTGCGTTCAGTGGACCCGGAAGACTACAAGATCGACGTCAGAAAGCTCCTGCTCTGA
- a CDS encoding TatD family hydrolase: protein MSKKRRDIPVFDQPIIETHCHLDYLKDRPLAETLAEAQRVNIERVITIAVSPDNLATVRELSQTAPWVYGTQGVHPHDAEQYSDAAEAEIRAHAGDDKIVAVGEIGLDYFYDNADRDVQRDVFRRQLQIACDTDRPVVIHSREADDDTIDILKEFEGTLKRRGVIHSFTSGPGLAQYALDEGWCLGFNGITTFNKAENVRDIVRMAPIEQILLETDSPFLTPVPYRGKENAPFYIPFVAEKIAEVKQLPLENVLATTYDNSLRTFFQPR from the coding sequence ATGAGCAAGAAACGTCGCGACATTCCCGTTTTCGATCAACCGATTATCGAAACCCACTGCCATCTGGATTACCTCAAGGATCGCCCCCTGGCGGAAACCCTGGCCGAAGCGCAGCGGGTCAATATCGAACGTGTGATCACCATCGCTGTGTCACCGGACAATCTGGCTACCGTGCGTGAACTGAGCCAAACAGCCCCCTGGGTGTATGGCACGCAAGGGGTACACCCCCACGATGCCGAACAGTATTCCGATGCCGCCGAGGCGGAAATCCGCGCGCACGCTGGCGACGACAAGATCGTGGCAGTGGGCGAAATTGGCCTGGACTACTTTTACGACAACGCAGACCGGGACGTTCAGCGTGACGTGTTCCGCCGCCAGTTGCAGATCGCCTGTGACACCGACCGGCCCGTGGTCATCCACAGCCGCGAGGCCGATGACGACACCATCGACATCCTGAAGGAGTTCGAAGGTACTCTTAAGCGCCGCGGCGTGATCCACAGTTTCACGTCAGGCCCGGGGCTGGCGCAATACGCATTGGACGAAGGCTGGTGCCTGGGCTTTAACGGCATCACCACCTTCAACAAAGCCGAAAACGTGCGTGACATTGTGCGTATGGCACCCATCGAGCAGATCCTGCTGGAGACGGATTCACCGTTCCTGACCCCGGTTCCCTATCGCGGCAAGGAAAATGCACCTTTCTACATACCATTTGTTGCCGAGAAAATCGCCGAGGTGAAACAACTACCGCTGGAGAACGTACTGGCTACAACCTATGACAACAGCCTGAGAACGTTCTTCCAGCCGCGATGA
- a CDS encoding D-amino acid dehydrogenase, with the protein MHIIVVGAGVVGVTTAYELQSRGHQVTVLERHSAAGNETSKGNAAQRSYGVVYPWADPSMVLKAIPWLFKKDGPLKMSVPPSMETLRFMFATLRYAWSPGLFGLNKRAMIRLGIHSRERFLALEKELDLPFDGGHQGLLHLASTPETLENYRETQRLLDELGIPSRLLTPEQVREAEPGMIGDGPLYGALSYDTDGTGDCHLFSRELAKACETKGVQFRYNTETEHLVADDRRVTGVTIRKDDGTSETLEADAVVVSAGCWSGHLTRPLGLELPIYPVKGYSFTVPLKDPGRAPVSTIHDDNYKVVSTRLGERLRASGFVELDDFNRDIPEARLATIRKSVESRFPGCADLEAAETWTGFRPMTPDGPAIIGRGPRENLFLNTGHGTFGWTLSAGSASVISQLIDGEAPSVCLDAFRPGRFAE; encoded by the coding sequence ATGCACATCATTGTTGTTGGTGCCGGCGTGGTTGGCGTAACCACGGCGTATGAGCTGCAAAGCCGGGGCCATCAGGTAACCGTGCTGGAACGTCACAGCGCGGCTGGGAATGAAACCAGCAAAGGCAACGCCGCCCAGCGCTCCTACGGGGTGGTCTATCCATGGGCAGACCCATCCATGGTGTTGAAGGCCATCCCCTGGTTATTCAAGAAGGACGGCCCGCTGAAAATGTCGGTGCCGCCATCCATGGAAACCTTGCGGTTTATGTTCGCAACGCTGCGCTACGCCTGGTCGCCTGGCCTGTTTGGCCTGAACAAGCGCGCCATGATACGCCTTGGTATTCATAGCCGTGAACGCTTCCTGGCCCTTGAAAAGGAGCTTGATCTGCCGTTCGACGGCGGCCACCAGGGCCTGCTTCACCTTGCCAGCACCCCGGAAACCCTGGAAAACTACCGCGAAACCCAGCGGTTGCTCGACGAACTGGGTATCCCCTCCCGATTGCTCACTCCTGAACAGGTTCGCGAAGCAGAGCCCGGCATGATCGGGGATGGCCCACTCTACGGCGCCCTGAGCTATGACACGGATGGCACCGGTGATTGTCATCTGTTCTCCCGTGAACTGGCCAAGGCCTGCGAAACGAAGGGGGTGCAGTTCCGCTACAACACGGAAACCGAACATTTGGTGGCTGATGATCGGCGGGTAACGGGGGTGACCATCCGCAAGGACGATGGCACATCGGAAACCCTTGAGGCAGACGCTGTGGTTGTCAGTGCCGGTTGCTGGTCGGGGCATCTTACCCGTCCCCTGGGGCTTGAGTTGCCGATCTACCCGGTGAAGGGCTACAGCTTTACGGTGCCCTTGAAAGACCCTGGCCGCGCGCCGGTGTCGACCATCCACGATGACAACTACAAAGTGGTCTCGACCCGTCTGGGAGAGAGACTACGCGCCTCCGGCTTTGTGGAATTGGACGACTTCAACCGCGACATTCCGGAAGCCCGGCTGGCGACCATTCGAAAGTCCGTGGAATCCCGTTTTCCCGGTTGCGCCGATCTGGAGGCCGCCGAGACCTGGACCGGTTTTCGCCCCATGACTCCGGACGGTCCTGCCATCATCGGTCGAGGCCCCCGGGAGAACCTGTTCCTCAACACCGGGCACGGCACCTTTGGCTGGACCCTGTCAGCGGGCAGCGCTTCGGTGATTTCCCAGTTGATTGATGGGGAAGCGCCCTCGGTGTGTCTGGATGCATTCCGGCCCGGGCGATTTGCCGAATGA
- a CDS encoding methyltransferase: MTLPSAAGSHHRADAFYRRWQRLNDWLARHREFWQPTPFADPSPAWAENWPVLADRVARLSDSDCEQWDDDPVALAEWVAGELPSFRDLGELTDIQPLAVESADQNTLPEVRATDMPGRKRLQAGAFASAIHPLKQDVLDWCCGKGHLARTLAPLCGGDVTGFEWNATLVDDGNLLAGKFGDAVTLQCQDVMAENLTMPPDAHGVALHACGDLHRRLMRKVAGEGLPRVSVSPCCYHLTEALDYQPLSRRVRASKNGLELTRNELRLAVRETVTAPKRVREQTRRISRWRLGFDGLQRQLRGVDAYLPVPSHPTRLTNGDFATFCRWAAGNRGLELPGDTDFGVWERHGERRRQEVRRHELVRHLFRRPLELWVVLDYSMFLEEQGYDVRLGTFCERQLTPRNLLIDAEKRSVDC; the protein is encoded by the coding sequence ATGACGTTACCTTCGGCGGCGGGTTCACACCACCGCGCTGATGCTTTTTACCGGCGCTGGCAGCGCTTGAACGATTGGCTGGCGCGGCATCGCGAGTTCTGGCAACCGACGCCATTCGCCGATCCGAGCCCGGCCTGGGCGGAGAACTGGCCGGTATTGGCGGACCGGGTTGCCCGGCTCTCCGACAGCGACTGTGAGCAATGGGACGATGATCCTGTCGCGCTGGCTGAATGGGTGGCCGGGGAGTTGCCATCTTTCCGGGACCTCGGAGAGCTGACCGACATTCAGCCGCTTGCCGTCGAATCCGCCGATCAGAACACCTTGCCCGAGGTGCGGGCAACGGATATGCCCGGGCGTAAGCGGCTTCAGGCCGGTGCATTTGCAAGCGCTATCCACCCCCTGAAGCAGGATGTGCTGGACTGGTGTTGCGGCAAGGGCCACCTGGCCAGAACCCTGGCACCCCTGTGCGGGGGTGACGTAACCGGGTTTGAATGGAACGCGACCCTGGTGGACGATGGCAACCTCCTGGCCGGAAAGTTCGGGGATGCGGTTACCCTGCAGTGCCAGGATGTCATGGCCGAGAACCTGACGATGCCGCCCGACGCTCACGGTGTTGCCCTTCACGCTTGTGGTGACCTTCATCGCAGGCTGATGCGTAAGGTGGCTGGCGAGGGCCTGCCAAGGGTGAGCGTTTCACCTTGCTGCTACCACCTGACGGAAGCGTTGGACTACCAGCCTCTTTCCAGGCGCGTCCGGGCTTCAAAAAATGGCTTGGAGCTGACCCGCAACGAGCTGCGACTGGCCGTCAGGGAAACCGTGACCGCACCGAAGCGTGTGCGTGAGCAAACCCGCAGGATCAGTCGTTGGCGTCTCGGGTTCGATGGTCTTCAACGGCAGCTTCGCGGCGTGGATGCCTACCTGCCGGTGCCGTCGCACCCGACGCGGCTGACGAACGGCGATTTTGCCACCTTCTGTCGCTGGGCAGCCGGCAATAGGGGGCTGGAACTACCCGGGGACACAGACTTTGGTGTCTGGGAACGTCATGGCGAGCGGCGACGGCAGGAAGTGCGCCGCCACGAGCTGGTGCGCCACCTGTTTCGGCGGCCACTGGAGCTTTGGGTGGTGCTGGATTATTCAATGTTTCTTGAGGAACAGGGGTATGACGTTCGGCTGGGGACCTTCTGCGAGCGCCAGCTGACGCCCCGCAATCTGCTGATCGACGCCGAAAAAAGGTCTGTGGACTGCTAA
- a CDS encoding OmpA family protein: MNIMRPLAIAALTTSLATPALAEREQTIYLNPFAGFQLFDDKRDLSETGTLGIGAEFRFHPNWAVEGVYSKADADRKYVNGSSDFEEYRLDGLYYFAGQDEAWNPYVSAGAGHADFGDDVLSYQTAGSNHDETRVNVGAGFRYNVSDSVSIRADLREFHGIDESTFDTQATLGLSFAFSRTVADSKPSPRKAADSDNDGVPDNRDQCAGTPAGVNVDSNGCERDNDGDGVANSVDQCPNTPAGASVNSRGCELDSDNDGVVNSADQCPGTTAGADVDAMGCEGVTETVETIELNVQFPTNSSVIGDAFDNEIRRVANFMLEYPETNVEVAGHSDSIGEAEYNRFLSQRRAEAVATRLTDALGISEDRVNAVGYGESEPVASNETAAGRAENRRVEARIQVRR; encoded by the coding sequence ATGAATATCATGCGCCCACTGGCCATTGCGGCCCTGACGACATCCCTTGCGACCCCCGCACTCGCCGAACGCGAGCAAACCATTTACCTGAACCCGTTTGCCGGCTTCCAGCTGTTTGACGACAAGCGCGACCTCAGTGAAACCGGCACCCTGGGCATTGGCGCGGAATTTCGCTTCCACCCCAACTGGGCCGTGGAAGGCGTCTATTCCAAGGCGGATGCCGATCGTAAGTACGTCAATGGCAGCAGCGACTTTGAAGAATATCGACTGGACGGCCTCTATTACTTTGCCGGCCAGGATGAAGCCTGGAATCCGTATGTCTCGGCCGGTGCCGGCCACGCGGACTTCGGCGACGATGTGCTGAGCTACCAGACAGCCGGTTCCAATCACGACGAAACCCGCGTCAACGTCGGGGCGGGCTTCCGTTACAACGTCAGTGATAGCGTTTCCATTCGCGCGGACCTGCGCGAGTTCCATGGCATTGACGAAAGCACCTTCGATACCCAGGCAACCCTTGGCCTGAGCTTTGCCTTCTCTCGCACCGTCGCGGACTCAAAGCCCTCACCACGCAAAGCCGCAGACAGCGACAACGATGGCGTGCCGGACAACCGCGATCAGTGCGCCGGAACACCTGCAGGTGTGAACGTTGACAGCAATGGCTGTGAGCGTGACAACGACGGTGACGGTGTCGCCAACAGCGTGGACCAGTGCCCCAACACACCGGCGGGCGCCAGCGTCAACAGCCGTGGTTGTGAACTGGACAGCGACAACGATGGCGTGGTGAACAGCGCGGACCAGTGCCCCGGCACGACTGCAGGCGCAGACGTGGATGCCATGGGTTGTGAAGGCGTGACAGAAACCGTCGAAACCATCGAGCTGAACGTACAGTTCCCGACCAACAGTTCGGTGATCGGCGATGCCTTCGACAATGAGATTCGCCGCGTCGCCAACTTCATGCTCGAGTATCCGGAAACCAACGTGGAAGTCGCCGGTCACAGTGACAGCATTGGCGAGGCGGAATACAACCGCTTCCTGTCCCAGCGCCGTGCCGAGGCAGTTGCCACCCGGCTGACCGATGCCCTGGGCATCAGTGAGGACCGTGTGAATGCCGTTGGTTACGGTGAGTCCGAGCCGGTTGCCAGTAACGAGACCGCTGCTGGCCGCGCGGAGAACCGTCGGGTTGAGGCTCGTATTCAGGTTCGCCGTTAA